A single window of Lutzomyia longipalpis isolate SR_M1_2022 chromosome 1, ASM2433408v1 DNA harbors:
- the LOC129793333 gene encoding glutamate-gated chloride channel isoform X8: protein MIHNHTRKLKNDQLNRKKICITDGPAVVRINLFVRSIATISDIKMEYSVQLTFREQWLDERLKFNDVGGRLKYLTLTEANRVWMPDLFFSNEKEGHFHNIIMPNVYIRIFPFGSVLYSIRISLTLACPMNLKLYPLDRQVCSLRMASYGWTTDDLVFLWKEGDPVQVVKNLHLPRFTLEKFLTDYCNSKTNTGEYSCLKVDLLFKREFSYYLIQIYIPCCMLVIVSWVSFWLDQGAVPARVSLGVTTLLTMATQTSGINASLPPVSYTKAIDVWTGVCLTFVFGALLEFALVNYASRSDLHRENMKKKRRELEQASLDAASDLLDTDSNATFAMKPLVRHPGDPLALEKLRQCEVHMQPPKRPNCCRSWLSKFPTRNCSRSKRIDVISRITFPLVFALFNLVYWSTYLFREEEET, encoded by the exons ATGATACACAATCacacaagaaaattgaaaaatgatcagttaaatagaaagaaaatttgcataacaGATGGCCCGGCCGTGGTCAGAATCAATCTTTTCGTTCGAAGTATTGCAACCATAAGTGATATTAAGATG GAATACAGTGTGCAGCTCACATTCAGAGAACAATGGCTCGATGAGAGACTGAAATTCAATGATGTCGGAG GGCGTctgaaatatttaacattGACCGAAGCGAACAGGGTGTGGATGCCTGATTTGTTCTTTTCTAATGAGAAGGAGggccatttccacaatatcaTTATGCCAAATGTGTACATTCGTATCTTTCCATTTGGATCTGTTCTCTACAGCATACGAATATCATTAACACTAGCATGCCcaatgaatttgaaattgtaCCCTCTGGATCGTCAAGTTTGCTCACTCCGGATGGCCAGTT ATGGCTGGACTACTGATGATCTTGTGTTCCTTTGGAAGGAAGGTGATCCTGTTCAAGTGGTCAAAAACCTCCATCTTCCTCGTTTCacacttgaaaaatttcttactGATTACTGCAACAGTAAAACTAATACGG GTGAATACAGCTGTCTGAAGGTGGACTTACTGTTCAAACGTGAATTTTCATACTATCTTATACAAATCTACATCCCTTGCTGCATGCTTGTGATTGTATCCTGGGTATCATTTTGGTTGGACCAAGGGGCTGTTCCAGCAAGGGTATCATTAG GCGTAACCACCCTACTCACAATGGCCACTCAAACATCCGGTATCAATGCATCATTACCACCTGTGTCCTATACCAAGGCAATTGATGTGTGGACAGGTGTTTGTCTCACATTTGTCTTTGGAGCTCTACTGGAATTTGCCCTCGTCAACTATGCATCCCGTTCAG ATCTCCATCGGGAAAATATGAAGAAGAAACGACGTGAATTAGAGCAGGCAAGTCTCGATGCAGCATCCGATCTTCTGGATACAGATTCAAATGCAACATTTGCAATG AAACCCCTTGTGAGACATCCCGGAGATCCACTTGCACTAGAAAAACTACGACAATGTGAGGTTCACATGCAACCACCGAAGAGACCAAATTGCTGTAGATCGTGGTTATCGAAATTTCCAACAAG AAACTGTTCTAGATCGAAGAGAATCGATGTTATATCGAGGATAACGTTCCCACTTGTATTCGCGCTGTTCAATTTGGTTTATTGGAGTACATATCTCTTCAGGGAAGAGGAGGAAACTTAG
- the LOC129793333 gene encoding glutamate-gated chloride channel isoform X10 translates to MQGFDHRASMELEYSVQLTFREQWLDERLKFNDVGGRLKYLTLTEANRVWMPDLFFSNEKEGHFHNIIMPNVYIRIFPFGSVLYSIRISLTLACPMNLKLYPLDRQVCSLRMASYGWTTDDLVFLWKEGDPVQVVKNLHLPRFTLEKFLTDYCNSKTNTGEYSCLKVDLLFKREFSYYLIQIYIPCCMLVIVSWVSFWLDQGAVPARVSLGVTTLLTMATQTSGINASLPPVSYTKAIDVWTGVCLTFVFGALLEFALVNYASRSDLHRENMKKKRRELEQASLDAASDLLDTDSNATFAMKPLVRHPGDPLALEKLRQCEVHMQPPKRPNCCRSWLSKFPTRNCSRSKRIDVISRITFPLVFALFNLVYWSTYLFREEEET, encoded by the exons ATGCAAGGATTCGACCATCGGGCATCAATGGAACTG GAATACAGTGTGCAGCTCACATTCAGAGAACAATGGCTCGATGAGAGACTGAAATTCAATGATGTCGGAG GGCGTctgaaatatttaacattGACCGAAGCGAACAGGGTGTGGATGCCTGATTTGTTCTTTTCTAATGAGAAGGAGggccatttccacaatatcaTTATGCCAAATGTGTACATTCGTATCTTTCCATTTGGATCTGTTCTCTACAGCATACGAATATCATTAACACTAGCATGCCcaatgaatttgaaattgtaCCCTCTGGATCGTCAAGTTTGCTCACTCCGGATGGCCAGTT ATGGCTGGACTACTGATGATCTTGTGTTCCTTTGGAAGGAAGGTGATCCTGTTCAAGTGGTCAAAAACCTCCATCTTCCTCGTTTCacacttgaaaaatttcttactGATTACTGCAACAGTAAAACTAATACGG GTGAATACAGCTGTCTGAAGGTGGACTTACTGTTCAAACGTGAATTTTCATACTATCTTATACAAATCTACATCCCTTGCTGCATGCTTGTGATTGTATCCTGGGTATCATTTTGGTTGGACCAAGGGGCTGTTCCAGCAAGGGTATCATTAG GCGTAACCACCCTACTCACAATGGCCACTCAAACATCCGGTATCAATGCATCATTACCACCTGTGTCCTATACCAAGGCAATTGATGTGTGGACAGGTGTTTGTCTCACATTTGTCTTTGGAGCTCTACTGGAATTTGCCCTCGTCAACTATGCATCCCGTTCAG ATCTCCATCGGGAAAATATGAAGAAGAAACGACGTGAATTAGAGCAGGCAAGTCTCGATGCAGCATCCGATCTTCTGGATACAGATTCAAATGCAACATTTGCAATG AAACCCCTTGTGAGACATCCCGGAGATCCACTTGCACTAGAAAAACTACGACAATGTGAGGTTCACATGCAACCACCGAAGAGACCAAATTGCTGTAGATCGTGGTTATCGAAATTTCCAACAAG AAACTGTTCTAGATCGAAGAGAATCGATGTTATATCGAGGATAACGTTCCCACTTGTATTCGCGCTGTTCAATTTGGTTTATTGGAGTACATATCTCTTCAGGGAAGAGGAGGAAACTTAG
- the LOC129793333 gene encoding glutamate-gated chloride channel isoform X9, protein MFLRSISKIDDYKMEYSVQLTFREQWLDERLKFNDVGGRLKYLTLTEANRVWMPDLFFSNEKEGHFHNIIMPNVYIRIFPFGSVLYSIRISLTLACPMNLKLYPLDRQVCSLRMASYGWTTDDLVFLWKEGDPVQVVKNLHLPRFTLEKFLTDYCNSKTNTGEYSCLKVDLLFKREFSYYLIQIYIPCCMLVIVSWVSFWLDQGAVPARVSLGVTTLLTMATQTSGINASLPPVSYTKAIDVWTGVCLTFVFGALLEFALVNYASRSDLHRENMKKKRRELEQASLDAASDLLDTDSNATFAMKPLVRHPGDPLALEKLRQCEVHMQPPKRPNCCRSWLSKFPTRNCSRSKRIDVISRITFPLVFALFNLVYWSTYLFREEEET, encoded by the exons ATGTTCCTTCGGTCGATCTCTAAAATTGATGATTATAAAATG GAATACAGTGTGCAGCTCACATTCAGAGAACAATGGCTCGATGAGAGACTGAAATTCAATGATGTCGGAG GGCGTctgaaatatttaacattGACCGAAGCGAACAGGGTGTGGATGCCTGATTTGTTCTTTTCTAATGAGAAGGAGggccatttccacaatatcaTTATGCCAAATGTGTACATTCGTATCTTTCCATTTGGATCTGTTCTCTACAGCATACGAATATCATTAACACTAGCATGCCcaatgaatttgaaattgtaCCCTCTGGATCGTCAAGTTTGCTCACTCCGGATGGCCAGTT ATGGCTGGACTACTGATGATCTTGTGTTCCTTTGGAAGGAAGGTGATCCTGTTCAAGTGGTCAAAAACCTCCATCTTCCTCGTTTCacacttgaaaaatttcttactGATTACTGCAACAGTAAAACTAATACGG GTGAATACAGCTGTCTGAAGGTGGACTTACTGTTCAAACGTGAATTTTCATACTATCTTATACAAATCTACATCCCTTGCTGCATGCTTGTGATTGTATCCTGGGTATCATTTTGGTTGGACCAAGGGGCTGTTCCAGCAAGGGTATCATTAG GCGTAACCACCCTACTCACAATGGCCACTCAAACATCCGGTATCAATGCATCATTACCACCTGTGTCCTATACCAAGGCAATTGATGTGTGGACAGGTGTTTGTCTCACATTTGTCTTTGGAGCTCTACTGGAATTTGCCCTCGTCAACTATGCATCCCGTTCAG ATCTCCATCGGGAAAATATGAAGAAGAAACGACGTGAATTAGAGCAGGCAAGTCTCGATGCAGCATCCGATCTTCTGGATACAGATTCAAATGCAACATTTGCAATG AAACCCCTTGTGAGACATCCCGGAGATCCACTTGCACTAGAAAAACTACGACAATGTGAGGTTCACATGCAACCACCGAAGAGACCAAATTGCTGTAGATCGTGGTTATCGAAATTTCCAACAAG AAACTGTTCTAGATCGAAGAGAATCGATGTTATATCGAGGATAACGTTCCCACTTGTATTCGCGCTGTTCAATTTGGTTTATTGGAGTACATATCTCTTCAGGGAAGAGGAGGAAACTTAG
- the LOC129793333 gene encoding glutamate-gated chloride channel isoform X4 — MIMGTGHCFWAIFYFACLCSASLANNANINFREREKKVLDQILGIGKYDARIRPSGINGTDGPAVVRINLFVRSIATISDIKMEYSVQLTFREQWLDERLKFNDVGGRLKYLTLTEANRVWMPDLFFSNEKEGHFHNIIMPNVYIRIFPFGSVLYSIRISLTLACPMNLKLYPLDRQVCSLRMASYGWTTDDLVFLWKEGDPVQVVKNLHLPRFTLEKFLTDYCNSKTNTGEYSCLKVDLLFKREFSYYLIQIYIPCCMLVIVSWVSFWLDQGAVPARVSLGVTTLLTMATQTSGINASLPPVSYTKAIDVWTGVCLTFVFGALLEFALVNYASRSDLHRENMKKKRRELEQASLDAASDLLDTDSNATFAMKPLVRHPGDPLALEKLRQCEVHMQPPKRPNCCRSWLSKFPTRSKRIDVISRITFPLVFALFNLVYWSTYLFREEEET; from the exons ATGATAATGGGCACTGGACATTGCTTTTgggcaatattttattttgcctGCCTATGTAGTGCATCTCT AGCCAACAATGCCAATATAAATTTCCGTGAACGCGAGAAAAAGGTCTTGGATCAGATTTTAGGGATTGGAAAATACGATGCAAGGATTCGACCATCGGGCATCAATGGAACTG ATGGCCCGGCCGTGGTCAGAATCAATCTTTTCGTTCGAAGTATTGCAACCATAAGTGATATTAAGATG GAATACAGTGTGCAGCTCACATTCAGAGAACAATGGCTCGATGAGAGACTGAAATTCAATGATGTCGGAG GGCGTctgaaatatttaacattGACCGAAGCGAACAGGGTGTGGATGCCTGATTTGTTCTTTTCTAATGAGAAGGAGggccatttccacaatatcaTTATGCCAAATGTGTACATTCGTATCTTTCCATTTGGATCTGTTCTCTACAGCATACGAATATCATTAACACTAGCATGCCcaatgaatttgaaattgtaCCCTCTGGATCGTCAAGTTTGCTCACTCCGGATGGCCAGTT ATGGCTGGACTACTGATGATCTTGTGTTCCTTTGGAAGGAAGGTGATCCTGTTCAAGTGGTCAAAAACCTCCATCTTCCTCGTTTCacacttgaaaaatttcttactGATTACTGCAACAGTAAAACTAATACGG GTGAATACAGCTGTCTGAAGGTGGACTTACTGTTCAAACGTGAATTTTCATACTATCTTATACAAATCTACATCCCTTGCTGCATGCTTGTGATTGTATCCTGGGTATCATTTTGGTTGGACCAAGGGGCTGTTCCAGCAAGGGTATCATTAG GCGTAACCACCCTACTCACAATGGCCACTCAAACATCCGGTATCAATGCATCATTACCACCTGTGTCCTATACCAAGGCAATTGATGTGTGGACAGGTGTTTGTCTCACATTTGTCTTTGGAGCTCTACTGGAATTTGCCCTCGTCAACTATGCATCCCGTTCAG ATCTCCATCGGGAAAATATGAAGAAGAAACGACGTGAATTAGAGCAGGCAAGTCTCGATGCAGCATCCGATCTTCTGGATACAGATTCAAATGCAACATTTGCAATG AAACCCCTTGTGAGACATCCCGGAGATCCACTTGCACTAGAAAAACTACGACAATGTGAGGTTCACATGCAACCACCGAAGAGACCAAATTGCTGTAGATCGTGGTTATCGAAATTTCCAACAAG ATCGAAGAGAATCGATGTTATATCGAGGATAACGTTCCCACTTGTATTCGCGCTGTTCAATTTGGTTTATTGGAGTACATATCTCTTCAGGGAAGAGGAGGAAACTTAG
- the LOC129793333 gene encoding glutamate-gated chloride channel isoform X2 gives MIMGTGHCFWAIFYFACLCSASLANNANINFREREKKVLDQILGIGKYDARIRPSGINGTDGPAVVRINLFVRSIATISDIKMEYSVQLTFREQWLDERLKFNDVGGRLKYLTLTEANRVWMPDLFFSNEKEGHFHNIIMPNVYIRIFPFGSVLYSIRISLTLACPMNLKLYPLDRQVCSLRMASYGWTTDDLVFLWKEGDPVQVVKNLHLPRFTLEKFLTDYCNSKTNTGEYSCLKVDLLFKREFSYYLIQIYIPCCMLVIVSWVSFWLDQGAVPARVSLGVTTLLTMATQTSGINASLPPVSYTKAIDVWTGVCLTFVFGALLEFALVNYASRSDLHRENMKKKRRELEQASLDAASDLLDTDSNATFAMKPLVRHPGDPLALEKLRQCEVHMQPPKRPNCCRSWLSKFPTRNCSRSKRIDVISRITFPLVFALFNLVYWSTYLFREEEET, from the exons ATGATAATGGGCACTGGACATTGCTTTTgggcaatattttattttgcctGCCTATGTAGTGCATCTCT AGCCAACAATGCCAATATAAATTTCCGTGAACGCGAGAAAAAGGTCTTGGATCAGATTTTAGGGATTGGAAAATACGATGCAAGGATTCGACCATCGGGCATCAATGGAACTG ATGGCCCGGCCGTGGTCAGAATCAATCTTTTCGTTCGAAGTATTGCAACCATAAGTGATATTAAGATG GAATACAGTGTGCAGCTCACATTCAGAGAACAATGGCTCGATGAGAGACTGAAATTCAATGATGTCGGAG GGCGTctgaaatatttaacattGACCGAAGCGAACAGGGTGTGGATGCCTGATTTGTTCTTTTCTAATGAGAAGGAGggccatttccacaatatcaTTATGCCAAATGTGTACATTCGTATCTTTCCATTTGGATCTGTTCTCTACAGCATACGAATATCATTAACACTAGCATGCCcaatgaatttgaaattgtaCCCTCTGGATCGTCAAGTTTGCTCACTCCGGATGGCCAGTT ATGGCTGGACTACTGATGATCTTGTGTTCCTTTGGAAGGAAGGTGATCCTGTTCAAGTGGTCAAAAACCTCCATCTTCCTCGTTTCacacttgaaaaatttcttactGATTACTGCAACAGTAAAACTAATACGG GTGAATACAGCTGTCTGAAGGTGGACTTACTGTTCAAACGTGAATTTTCATACTATCTTATACAAATCTACATCCCTTGCTGCATGCTTGTGATTGTATCCTGGGTATCATTTTGGTTGGACCAAGGGGCTGTTCCAGCAAGGGTATCATTAG GCGTAACCACCCTACTCACAATGGCCACTCAAACATCCGGTATCAATGCATCATTACCACCTGTGTCCTATACCAAGGCAATTGATGTGTGGACAGGTGTTTGTCTCACATTTGTCTTTGGAGCTCTACTGGAATTTGCCCTCGTCAACTATGCATCCCGTTCAG ATCTCCATCGGGAAAATATGAAGAAGAAACGACGTGAATTAGAGCAGGCAAGTCTCGATGCAGCATCCGATCTTCTGGATACAGATTCAAATGCAACATTTGCAATG AAACCCCTTGTGAGACATCCCGGAGATCCACTTGCACTAGAAAAACTACGACAATGTGAGGTTCACATGCAACCACCGAAGAGACCAAATTGCTGTAGATCGTGGTTATCGAAATTTCCAACAAG AAACTGTTCTAGATCGAAGAGAATCGATGTTATATCGAGGATAACGTTCCCACTTGTATTCGCGCTGTTCAATTTGGTTTATTGGAGTACATATCTCTTCAGGGAAGAGGAGGAAACTTAG
- the LOC129793333 gene encoding glutamate-gated chloride channel isoform X7 — MIMGTGHCFWAIFYFACLCSASLANNANINFREREKKVLDQILGIGKYDARIRPSGINGTDGPAVVRINLFVRSIATISDIKMEYSVQLTFREQWLDERLKFNDVGGRLKYLTLTEANRVWMPDLFFSNEKEGHFHNIIMPNVYIRIFPFGSVLYSIRISLTLACPMNLKLYPLDRQVCSLRMASYGWTTDDLVFLWKEGDPVQVVKNLHLPRFTLEKFLTDYCNSKTNTGEYSCLKVDLLFKREFSYYLIQIYIPCCMLVIVSWVSFWLDQGAVPARVSLGVTTLLTMATQTSGINASLPPVSYTKAIDVWTGVCLTFVFGALLEFALVNYASRSDLHRENMKKKRRELEQKPLVRHPGDPLALEKLRQCEVHMQPPKRPNCCRSWLSKFPTRSKRIDVISRITFPLVFALFNLVYWSTYLFREEEET, encoded by the exons ATGATAATGGGCACTGGACATTGCTTTTgggcaatattttattttgcctGCCTATGTAGTGCATCTCT AGCCAACAATGCCAATATAAATTTCCGTGAACGCGAGAAAAAGGTCTTGGATCAGATTTTAGGGATTGGAAAATACGATGCAAGGATTCGACCATCGGGCATCAATGGAACTG ATGGCCCGGCCGTGGTCAGAATCAATCTTTTCGTTCGAAGTATTGCAACCATAAGTGATATTAAGATG GAATACAGTGTGCAGCTCACATTCAGAGAACAATGGCTCGATGAGAGACTGAAATTCAATGATGTCGGAG GGCGTctgaaatatttaacattGACCGAAGCGAACAGGGTGTGGATGCCTGATTTGTTCTTTTCTAATGAGAAGGAGggccatttccacaatatcaTTATGCCAAATGTGTACATTCGTATCTTTCCATTTGGATCTGTTCTCTACAGCATACGAATATCATTAACACTAGCATGCCcaatgaatttgaaattgtaCCCTCTGGATCGTCAAGTTTGCTCACTCCGGATGGCCAGTT ATGGCTGGACTACTGATGATCTTGTGTTCCTTTGGAAGGAAGGTGATCCTGTTCAAGTGGTCAAAAACCTCCATCTTCCTCGTTTCacacttgaaaaatttcttactGATTACTGCAACAGTAAAACTAATACGG GTGAATACAGCTGTCTGAAGGTGGACTTACTGTTCAAACGTGAATTTTCATACTATCTTATACAAATCTACATCCCTTGCTGCATGCTTGTGATTGTATCCTGGGTATCATTTTGGTTGGACCAAGGGGCTGTTCCAGCAAGGGTATCATTAG GCGTAACCACCCTACTCACAATGGCCACTCAAACATCCGGTATCAATGCATCATTACCACCTGTGTCCTATACCAAGGCAATTGATGTGTGGACAGGTGTTTGTCTCACATTTGTCTTTGGAGCTCTACTGGAATTTGCCCTCGTCAACTATGCATCCCGTTCAG ATCTCCATCGGGAAAATATGAAGAAGAAACGACGTGAATTAGAGCAG AAACCCCTTGTGAGACATCCCGGAGATCCACTTGCACTAGAAAAACTACGACAATGTGAGGTTCACATGCAACCACCGAAGAGACCAAATTGCTGTAGATCGTGGTTATCGAAATTTCCAACAAG ATCGAAGAGAATCGATGTTATATCGAGGATAACGTTCCCACTTGTATTCGCGCTGTTCAATTTGGTTTATTGGAGTACATATCTCTTCAGGGAAGAGGAGGAAACTTAG
- the LOC129793333 gene encoding glutamate-gated chloride channel isoform X11 produces MEYSVQLTFREQWLDERLKFNDVGGRLKYLTLTEANRVWMPDLFFSNEKEGHFHNIIMPNVYIRIFPFGSVLYSIRISLTLACPMNLKLYPLDRQVCSLRMASYGWTTDDLVFLWKEGDPVQVVKNLHLPRFTLEKFLTDYCNSKTNTGEYSCLKVDLLFKREFSYYLIQIYIPCCMLVIVSWVSFWLDQGAVPARVSLGVTTLLTMATQTSGINASLPPVSYTKAIDVWTGVCLTFVFGALLEFALVNYASRSDLHRENMKKKRRELEQASLDAASDLLDTDSNATFAMKPLVRHPGDPLALEKLRQCEVHMQPPKRPNCCRSWLSKFPTRNCSRSKRIDVISRITFPLVFALFNLVYWSTYLFREEEET; encoded by the exons ATG GAATACAGTGTGCAGCTCACATTCAGAGAACAATGGCTCGATGAGAGACTGAAATTCAATGATGTCGGAG GGCGTctgaaatatttaacattGACCGAAGCGAACAGGGTGTGGATGCCTGATTTGTTCTTTTCTAATGAGAAGGAGggccatttccacaatatcaTTATGCCAAATGTGTACATTCGTATCTTTCCATTTGGATCTGTTCTCTACAGCATACGAATATCATTAACACTAGCATGCCcaatgaatttgaaattgtaCCCTCTGGATCGTCAAGTTTGCTCACTCCGGATGGCCAGTT ATGGCTGGACTACTGATGATCTTGTGTTCCTTTGGAAGGAAGGTGATCCTGTTCAAGTGGTCAAAAACCTCCATCTTCCTCGTTTCacacttgaaaaatttcttactGATTACTGCAACAGTAAAACTAATACGG GTGAATACAGCTGTCTGAAGGTGGACTTACTGTTCAAACGTGAATTTTCATACTATCTTATACAAATCTACATCCCTTGCTGCATGCTTGTGATTGTATCCTGGGTATCATTTTGGTTGGACCAAGGGGCTGTTCCAGCAAGGGTATCATTAG GCGTAACCACCCTACTCACAATGGCCACTCAAACATCCGGTATCAATGCATCATTACCACCTGTGTCCTATACCAAGGCAATTGATGTGTGGACAGGTGTTTGTCTCACATTTGTCTTTGGAGCTCTACTGGAATTTGCCCTCGTCAACTATGCATCCCGTTCAG ATCTCCATCGGGAAAATATGAAGAAGAAACGACGTGAATTAGAGCAGGCAAGTCTCGATGCAGCATCCGATCTTCTGGATACAGATTCAAATGCAACATTTGCAATG AAACCCCTTGTGAGACATCCCGGAGATCCACTTGCACTAGAAAAACTACGACAATGTGAGGTTCACATGCAACCACCGAAGAGACCAAATTGCTGTAGATCGTGGTTATCGAAATTTCCAACAAG AAACTGTTCTAGATCGAAGAGAATCGATGTTATATCGAGGATAACGTTCCCACTTGTATTCGCGCTGTTCAATTTGGTTTATTGGAGTACATATCTCTTCAGGGAAGAGGAGGAAACTTAG
- the LOC129793333 gene encoding glutamate-gated chloride channel isoform X1, with product MIMGTGHCFWAIFYFACLCSASLANNANINFREREKKVLDQILGIGKYDARIRPSGINGTDGPATVRVNIFVRSISKIDDVTMEYSVQLTFREQWLDERLKFNDVGGRLKYLTLTEANRVWMPDLFFSNEKEGHFHNIIMPNVYIRIFPFGSVLYSIRISLTLACPMNLKLYPLDRQVCSLRMASYGWTTDDLVFLWKEGDPVQVVKNLHLPRFTLEKFLTDYCNSKTNTGEYSCLKVDLLFKREFSYYLIQIYIPCCMLVIVSWVSFWLDQGAVPARVSLGVTTLLTMATQTSGINASLPPVSYTKAIDVWTGVCLTFVFGALLEFALVNYASRSDLHRENMKKKRRELEQASLDAASDLLDTDSNATFAMKPLVRHPGDPLALEKLRQCEVHMQPPKRPNCCRSWLSKFPTRNCSRSKRIDVISRITFPLVFALFNLVYWSTYLFREEEET from the exons ATGATAATGGGCACTGGACATTGCTTTTgggcaatattttattttgcctGCCTATGTAGTGCATCTCT AGCCAACAATGCCAATATAAATTTCCGTGAACGCGAGAAAAAGGTCTTGGATCAGATTTTAGGGATTGGAAAATACGATGCAAGGATTCGACCATCGGGCATCAATGGAACTG ATGGTCCGGCAACAGTCCGCGTCAACATTTTCGTTCGAAGTATCTCTAAAATCGATGATGTGACAATG GAATACAGTGTGCAGCTCACATTCAGAGAACAATGGCTCGATGAGAGACTGAAATTCAATGATGTCGGAG GGCGTctgaaatatttaacattGACCGAAGCGAACAGGGTGTGGATGCCTGATTTGTTCTTTTCTAATGAGAAGGAGggccatttccacaatatcaTTATGCCAAATGTGTACATTCGTATCTTTCCATTTGGATCTGTTCTCTACAGCATACGAATATCATTAACACTAGCATGCCcaatgaatttgaaattgtaCCCTCTGGATCGTCAAGTTTGCTCACTCCGGATGGCCAGTT ATGGCTGGACTACTGATGATCTTGTGTTCCTTTGGAAGGAAGGTGATCCTGTTCAAGTGGTCAAAAACCTCCATCTTCCTCGTTTCacacttgaaaaatttcttactGATTACTGCAACAGTAAAACTAATACGG GTGAATACAGCTGTCTGAAGGTGGACTTACTGTTCAAACGTGAATTTTCATACTATCTTATACAAATCTACATCCCTTGCTGCATGCTTGTGATTGTATCCTGGGTATCATTTTGGTTGGACCAAGGGGCTGTTCCAGCAAGGGTATCATTAG GCGTAACCACCCTACTCACAATGGCCACTCAAACATCCGGTATCAATGCATCATTACCACCTGTGTCCTATACCAAGGCAATTGATGTGTGGACAGGTGTTTGTCTCACATTTGTCTTTGGAGCTCTACTGGAATTTGCCCTCGTCAACTATGCATCCCGTTCAG ATCTCCATCGGGAAAATATGAAGAAGAAACGACGTGAATTAGAGCAGGCAAGTCTCGATGCAGCATCCGATCTTCTGGATACAGATTCAAATGCAACATTTGCAATG AAACCCCTTGTGAGACATCCCGGAGATCCACTTGCACTAGAAAAACTACGACAATGTGAGGTTCACATGCAACCACCGAAGAGACCAAATTGCTGTAGATCGTGGTTATCGAAATTTCCAACAAG AAACTGTTCTAGATCGAAGAGAATCGATGTTATATCGAGGATAACGTTCCCACTTGTATTCGCGCTGTTCAATTTGGTTTATTGGAGTACATATCTCTTCAGGGAAGAGGAGGAAACTTAG